A stretch of Patagioenas fasciata isolate bPatFas1 chromosome 4, bPatFas1.hap1, whole genome shotgun sequence DNA encodes these proteins:
- the EBF4 gene encoding transcription factor COE4 isoform X4 has translation MFSVQEPLPRGGLPMKEEPLTAGLPSVRWLQGTGILDASTAAQSGVGLARAHFEKQPPSNLRKSNFFHFVLAMYDRQGQPVEIERTSFIDFVEKEREQNGEKTNNGIHYRLQLLYSNGLRTEQDLYVRLIDSMSKQAIIYEGQDKNPEMCRVLLTHEIMCSRCCDKKSCGNRNETPSDPVIIDRFFLKFFLKCNQNCLKNAGNPRDMRRFQVVVSTTVNVDGHVLAVSDNMFVHNNSKHGRRARRLDPSEATPCIKAISPSEGWTTGGATVIVIGDNFFDGLQVVFGTVLVWSELITPHAIRVQTPPRHIPGVVEVTLSYKSKQFCKGAPGRFVYTALNEPTIDYGFQRLQKVIPRHPGDPERLPKEVLLKRAADLVEALYGLPHGNQDALLKRAADVAEALYSVPRGPAQLSALAATHGPPGVMGVGSFGTQLPGTMGDSPQGPEQVVPASPPLGASSITIPAGAATPSGGFSFSPVNMISAVKQKSAFAPVVRPQPSPPPACASASSLTDPAFEDSDKFHAPARPLQGLAYS, from the exons ATGTTCTCCGTGCAGGAGCCGCTGCCCCGGGGGGGCCTGCCCATGAAGGAAGAGCCGCTGACCGCCGGGCTGCCCTCCGTCCGCTGGCTGCAGGGCACCGGCATCCTGGACGCCAGCACGGCAGCGCAGAG CGGGGTGGGCCTGGCCCGCGCCCACTTTGAGAAGCAGCCGCCGTCCAACCTGCGCAAATCCAACTTCTTCCACTTCGTCCTGGCCATGTACGACCGGCAGGGCCAGCCCGTGGAGATCGAGCGCACCTCCTTCATCGACTTCGTGGAGAAGGAGCGG GAGCAGAACGGCGAGAAAACCAACAATGGGATCCACTACCGGCTGCAGCTGCTGTACAGCAACG GGCTCCGCACCGAGCAGGACCTCTACGTGCGCCTCATCGACTCCATGTCCAAGCAG GCCATCATCTACGAGGGGCAGGACAAGAACCCCGAGATGTGCCGGGTGCTCCTCACCCACGAGATCATGTGCAG CCGCTGCTGTGACAAGAAGAGCTGCGGGAACCGCAACGAGACCCCGTCCGACCCCGTCATCATCGACAG GTTTTTCCTCAAGTTTTTCCTCAAGTGCAACCAGAACTGCCTGAAGAACGCGGGGAACCCCCGGGACATGCGGCGCTTCCAG GTGGTGGTGTCGACGACGGTGAACGTGGACGGGCACGTCCTGGCCGTGTCCGACAACATGTTCGTGCACAACAACTCCAAGCACGGCCGGCGGGCACGGCGCCTCGACCCCTCCGAAG CCACCCCCTGCATCAAAGCCATCAGCCCCAGCGAGGGCTGGACCACCGGAGGTGCCACCGTCATCGTCATCGGGGACAACTTCTTCGACGGGCTGCAGGTGGTCTTCGGCACCGTGCTGGTGTGGAGTGAG CTCATCACGCCGCACGCCATCCGGGTGCAGACCCCCCCGCGGCACATCCCTGGTGTTGTGGAGGTGACGCTGTCCTACAAGTCCAAGCAGTTCTGCAAGGGCGCCCCGGGACGCTTCGTGTACACCG CACTGAACGAGCCCACCATCGACTACGGGTTCCAGCGGCTGCAGAAGGTGATTCCCCGGCACCCCGGGGACCCCGAGCGCCTGCCCAAG gaggTGCTGCTGAAGCGGGCGGCTGATCTGGTGGAGGCTCTGTATGGGCTGCCCCACGGCAACCAG GACGCGCTGCTGAAGCGCGCGGCGGACGTGGCCGAGGCGCTGTACAGCGTCCCCCGCGGCCCCGCGCAGCTCTCCGCGCTGGCCGCCACCCACGGCCCCCCCGGCGTCATGGGGGTCGGCTCCTTCGGCACCCAGCTCCCCGGCACCATGGGCGACTCGCCGCAGGGACCCGAGCAAG TCGTGCCCGCCAGCCCCCCGCTGGGCGCCTCCTCCATCACCATCCCCGCGGGCGCTGCCACCCCCAGCGGGGGCTTCTCCTTCTCCCCCGTCAACATGATCTCGGCCGTGAAGCAGAAAAGCGCCTTTGCCCCTGTGGTGCGGCCGCAGCCGTCCCCGCCGCCCGCCTGCGCCAGCGCCAGCAGCCTCACAG ACCCGGCATTCGAGGACTCGGACAAGTTCCACGCGCCAGCGCGGCCGCTGCAGGGACTGGCCTATTCCTAA
- the EBF4 gene encoding transcription factor COE4 isoform X1, translated as MARAGGAAGPRRPVLLLMVLVAAAGRRGRGAGRRRGGGAPGPSGAPGPPAPPEPPSRPLLLLLPLLPPPPLPPPPRAAPAAAAARPEPLPRGGLPMKEEPLTAGLPSVRWLQGTGILDASTAAQSGVGLARAHFEKQPPSNLRKSNFFHFVLAMYDRQGQPVEIERTSFIDFVEKEREQNGEKTNNGIHYRLQLLYSNGLRTEQDLYVRLIDSMSKQAIIYEGQDKNPEMCRVLLTHEIMCSRCCDKKSCGNRNETPSDPVIIDRFFLKFFLKCNQNCLKNAGNPRDMRRFQVVVSTTVNVDGHVLAVSDNMFVHNNSKHGRRARRLDPSEAATPCIKAISPSEGWTTGGATVIVIGDNFFDGLQVVFGTVLVWSELITPHAIRVQTPPRHIPGVVEVTLSYKSKQFCKGAPGRFVYTALNEPTIDYGFQRLQKVIPRHPGDPERLPKEVLLKRAADLVEALYGLPHGNQDALLKRAADVAEALYSVPRGPAQLSALAATHGPPGVMGVGSFGTQLPGTMGDSPQGPEQGYARGTGSVSPRGYGPSPTPQPGGYSGSAGIAGYGGSMAGLGVPGSPSFLNGSTANSPYAIVPASPPLGASSITIPAGAATPSGGFSFSPVNMISAVKQKSAFAPVVRPQPSPPPACASASSLTDPAFEDSDKFHAPARPLQGLAYS; from the exons atggcccgggccggcggggcggcggggccgcggcgcccGGTGCTGCTGCTCATGGTGCTGGTggccgcggcggggcggcggggccggggcgcggggcggcggcggggaggcggcgcCCCCGGCCCCTCCGGTGCCCCcgggcccccggcgccccccgagcccccctcccggccgctcctgctgctgctgccgctgctgccgccgccgccgctgccgccgcccccccgcgccgcgcccgccgccgccgccgcccgcccg GAGCCGCTGCCCCGGGGGGGCCTGCCCATGAAGGAAGAGCCGCTGACCGCCGGGCTGCCCTCCGTCCGCTGGCTGCAGGGCACCGGCATCCTGGACGCCAGCACGGCAGCGCAGAG CGGGGTGGGCCTGGCCCGCGCCCACTTTGAGAAGCAGCCGCCGTCCAACCTGCGCAAATCCAACTTCTTCCACTTCGTCCTGGCCATGTACGACCGGCAGGGCCAGCCCGTGGAGATCGAGCGCACCTCCTTCATCGACTTCGTGGAGAAGGAGCGG GAGCAGAACGGCGAGAAAACCAACAATGGGATCCACTACCGGCTGCAGCTGCTGTACAGCAACG GGCTCCGCACCGAGCAGGACCTCTACGTGCGCCTCATCGACTCCATGTCCAAGCAG GCCATCATCTACGAGGGGCAGGACAAGAACCCCGAGATGTGCCGGGTGCTCCTCACCCACGAGATCATGTGCAG CCGCTGCTGTGACAAGAAGAGCTGCGGGAACCGCAACGAGACCCCGTCCGACCCCGTCATCATCGACAG GTTTTTCCTCAAGTTTTTCCTCAAGTGCAACCAGAACTGCCTGAAGAACGCGGGGAACCCCCGGGACATGCGGCGCTTCCAG GTGGTGGTGTCGACGACGGTGAACGTGGACGGGCACGTCCTGGCCGTGTCCGACAACATGTTCGTGCACAACAACTCCAAGCACGGCCGGCGGGCACGGCGCCTCGACCCCTCCGAAG CAGCCACCCCCTGCATCAAAGCCATCAGCCCCAGCGAGGGCTGGACCACCGGAGGTGCCACCGTCATCGTCATCGGGGACAACTTCTTCGACGGGCTGCAGGTGGTCTTCGGCACCGTGCTGGTGTGGAGTGAG CTCATCACGCCGCACGCCATCCGGGTGCAGACCCCCCCGCGGCACATCCCTGGTGTTGTGGAGGTGACGCTGTCCTACAAGTCCAAGCAGTTCTGCAAGGGCGCCCCGGGACGCTTCGTGTACACCG CACTGAACGAGCCCACCATCGACTACGGGTTCCAGCGGCTGCAGAAGGTGATTCCCCGGCACCCCGGGGACCCCGAGCGCCTGCCCAAG gaggTGCTGCTGAAGCGGGCGGCTGATCTGGTGGAGGCTCTGTATGGGCTGCCCCACGGCAACCAG GACGCGCTGCTGAAGCGCGCGGCGGACGTGGCCGAGGCGCTGTACAGCGTCCCCCGCGGCCCCGCGCAGCTCTCCGCGCTGGCCGCCACCCACGGCCCCCCCGGCGTCATGGGGGTCGGCTCCTTCGGCACCCAGCTCCCCGGCACCATGGGCGACTCGCCGCAGGGACCCGAGCAAG GGTACGCCCGGGGCACGGGCAGCGTCTCGCCGCGGGGGTACGGGCCCAGCCCCACGCCGCAGCCCGGGGGGTACAGCGGCAGCGCCGGCATCGCCGGCTACGGCGGCAGCATggccgggctgggggtgcccggCTCCCCCAGCTTCCTCAACGGCTCCACCGCCAACTCCCCCTACGCCA TCGTGCCCGCCAGCCCCCCGCTGGGCGCCTCCTCCATCACCATCCCCGCGGGCGCTGCCACCCCCAGCGGGGGCTTCTCCTTCTCCCCCGTCAACATGATCTCGGCCGTGAAGCAGAAAAGCGCCTTTGCCCCTGTGGTGCGGCCGCAGCCGTCCCCGCCGCCCGCCTGCGCCAGCGCCAGCAGCCTCACAG ACCCGGCATTCGAGGACTCGGACAAGTTCCACGCGCCAGCGCGGCCGCTGCAGGGACTGGCCTATTCCTAA
- the EBF4 gene encoding transcription factor COE4 isoform X2 — translation MARAGGAAGPRRPVLLLMVLVAAAGRRGRGAGRRRGGGAPGPSGAPGPPAPPEPPSRPLLLLLPLLPPPPLPPPPRAAPAAAAARPEPLPRGGLPMKEEPLTAGLPSVRWLQGTGILDASTAAQSGVGLARAHFEKQPPSNLRKSNFFHFVLAMYDRQGQPVEIERTSFIDFVEKEREQNGEKTNNGIHYRLQLLYSNGLRTEQDLYVRLIDSMSKQAIIYEGQDKNPEMCRVLLTHEIMCSRCCDKKSCGNRNETPSDPVIIDRFFLKFFLKCNQNCLKNAGNPRDMRRFQVVVSTTVNVDGHVLAVSDNMFVHNNSKHGRRARRLDPSEATPCIKAISPSEGWTTGGATVIVIGDNFFDGLQVVFGTVLVWSELITPHAIRVQTPPRHIPGVVEVTLSYKSKQFCKGAPGRFVYTALNEPTIDYGFQRLQKVIPRHPGDPERLPKEVLLKRAADLVEALYGLPHGNQDALLKRAADVAEALYSVPRGPAQLSALAATHGPPGVMGVGSFGTQLPGTMGDSPQGPEQGYARGTGSVSPRGYGPSPTPQPGGYSGSAGIAGYGGSMAGLGVPGSPSFLNGSTANSPYAIVPASPPLGASSITIPAGAATPSGGFSFSPVNMISAVKQKSAFAPVVRPQPSPPPACASASSLTDPAFEDSDKFHAPARPLQGLAYS, via the exons atggcccgggccggcggggcggcggggccgcggcgcccGGTGCTGCTGCTCATGGTGCTGGTggccgcggcggggcggcggggccggggcgcggggcggcggcggggaggcggcgcCCCCGGCCCCTCCGGTGCCCCcgggcccccggcgccccccgagcccccctcccggccgctcctgctgctgctgccgctgctgccgccgccgccgctgccgccgcccccccgcgccgcgcccgccgccgccgccgcccgcccg GAGCCGCTGCCCCGGGGGGGCCTGCCCATGAAGGAAGAGCCGCTGACCGCCGGGCTGCCCTCCGTCCGCTGGCTGCAGGGCACCGGCATCCTGGACGCCAGCACGGCAGCGCAGAG CGGGGTGGGCCTGGCCCGCGCCCACTTTGAGAAGCAGCCGCCGTCCAACCTGCGCAAATCCAACTTCTTCCACTTCGTCCTGGCCATGTACGACCGGCAGGGCCAGCCCGTGGAGATCGAGCGCACCTCCTTCATCGACTTCGTGGAGAAGGAGCGG GAGCAGAACGGCGAGAAAACCAACAATGGGATCCACTACCGGCTGCAGCTGCTGTACAGCAACG GGCTCCGCACCGAGCAGGACCTCTACGTGCGCCTCATCGACTCCATGTCCAAGCAG GCCATCATCTACGAGGGGCAGGACAAGAACCCCGAGATGTGCCGGGTGCTCCTCACCCACGAGATCATGTGCAG CCGCTGCTGTGACAAGAAGAGCTGCGGGAACCGCAACGAGACCCCGTCCGACCCCGTCATCATCGACAG GTTTTTCCTCAAGTTTTTCCTCAAGTGCAACCAGAACTGCCTGAAGAACGCGGGGAACCCCCGGGACATGCGGCGCTTCCAG GTGGTGGTGTCGACGACGGTGAACGTGGACGGGCACGTCCTGGCCGTGTCCGACAACATGTTCGTGCACAACAACTCCAAGCACGGCCGGCGGGCACGGCGCCTCGACCCCTCCGAAG CCACCCCCTGCATCAAAGCCATCAGCCCCAGCGAGGGCTGGACCACCGGAGGTGCCACCGTCATCGTCATCGGGGACAACTTCTTCGACGGGCTGCAGGTGGTCTTCGGCACCGTGCTGGTGTGGAGTGAG CTCATCACGCCGCACGCCATCCGGGTGCAGACCCCCCCGCGGCACATCCCTGGTGTTGTGGAGGTGACGCTGTCCTACAAGTCCAAGCAGTTCTGCAAGGGCGCCCCGGGACGCTTCGTGTACACCG CACTGAACGAGCCCACCATCGACTACGGGTTCCAGCGGCTGCAGAAGGTGATTCCCCGGCACCCCGGGGACCCCGAGCGCCTGCCCAAG gaggTGCTGCTGAAGCGGGCGGCTGATCTGGTGGAGGCTCTGTATGGGCTGCCCCACGGCAACCAG GACGCGCTGCTGAAGCGCGCGGCGGACGTGGCCGAGGCGCTGTACAGCGTCCCCCGCGGCCCCGCGCAGCTCTCCGCGCTGGCCGCCACCCACGGCCCCCCCGGCGTCATGGGGGTCGGCTCCTTCGGCACCCAGCTCCCCGGCACCATGGGCGACTCGCCGCAGGGACCCGAGCAAG GGTACGCCCGGGGCACGGGCAGCGTCTCGCCGCGGGGGTACGGGCCCAGCCCCACGCCGCAGCCCGGGGGGTACAGCGGCAGCGCCGGCATCGCCGGCTACGGCGGCAGCATggccgggctgggggtgcccggCTCCCCCAGCTTCCTCAACGGCTCCACCGCCAACTCCCCCTACGCCA TCGTGCCCGCCAGCCCCCCGCTGGGCGCCTCCTCCATCACCATCCCCGCGGGCGCTGCCACCCCCAGCGGGGGCTTCTCCTTCTCCCCCGTCAACATGATCTCGGCCGTGAAGCAGAAAAGCGCCTTTGCCCCTGTGGTGCGGCCGCAGCCGTCCCCGCCGCCCGCCTGCGCCAGCGCCAGCAGCCTCACAG ACCCGGCATTCGAGGACTCGGACAAGTTCCACGCGCCAGCGCGGCCGCTGCAGGGACTGGCCTATTCCTAA
- the EBF4 gene encoding transcription factor COE4 isoform X3, whose product MARAGGAAGPRRPVLLLMVLVAAAGRRGRGAGRRRGGGAPGPSGAPGPPAPPEPPSRPLLLLLPLLPPPPLPPPPRAAPAAAAARPEPLPRGGLPMKEEPLTAGLPSVRWLQGTGILDASTAAQSGVGLARAHFEKQPPSNLRKSNFFHFVLAMYDRQGQPVEIERTSFIDFVEKEREQNGEKTNNGIHYRLQLLYSNGLRTEQDLYVRLIDSMSKQAIIYEGQDKNPEMCRVLLTHEIMCSRCCDKKSCGNRNETPSDPVIIDRFFLKFFLKCNQNCLKNAGNPRDMRRFQVVVSTTVNVDGHVLAVSDNMFVHNNSKHGRRARRLDPSEAATPCIKAISPSEGWTTGGATVIVIGDNFFDGLQVVFGTVLVWSELITPHAIRVQTPPRHIPGVVEVTLSYKSKQFCKGAPGRFVYTALNEPTIDYGFQRLQKVIPRHPGDPERLPKEVLLKRAADLVEALYGLPHGNQDALLKRAADVAEALYSVPRGPAQLSALAATHGPPGVMGVGSFGTQLPGTMGDSPQGPEQVVPASPPLGASSITIPAGAATPSGGFSFSPVNMISAVKQKSAFAPVVRPQPSPPPACASASSLTDPAFEDSDKFHAPARPLQGLAYS is encoded by the exons atggcccgggccggcggggcggcggggccgcggcgcccGGTGCTGCTGCTCATGGTGCTGGTggccgcggcggggcggcggggccggggcgcggggcggcggcggggaggcggcgcCCCCGGCCCCTCCGGTGCCCCcgggcccccggcgccccccgagcccccctcccggccgctcctgctgctgctgccgctgctgccgccgccgccgctgccgccgcccccccgcgccgcgcccgccgccgccgccgcccgcccg GAGCCGCTGCCCCGGGGGGGCCTGCCCATGAAGGAAGAGCCGCTGACCGCCGGGCTGCCCTCCGTCCGCTGGCTGCAGGGCACCGGCATCCTGGACGCCAGCACGGCAGCGCAGAG CGGGGTGGGCCTGGCCCGCGCCCACTTTGAGAAGCAGCCGCCGTCCAACCTGCGCAAATCCAACTTCTTCCACTTCGTCCTGGCCATGTACGACCGGCAGGGCCAGCCCGTGGAGATCGAGCGCACCTCCTTCATCGACTTCGTGGAGAAGGAGCGG GAGCAGAACGGCGAGAAAACCAACAATGGGATCCACTACCGGCTGCAGCTGCTGTACAGCAACG GGCTCCGCACCGAGCAGGACCTCTACGTGCGCCTCATCGACTCCATGTCCAAGCAG GCCATCATCTACGAGGGGCAGGACAAGAACCCCGAGATGTGCCGGGTGCTCCTCACCCACGAGATCATGTGCAG CCGCTGCTGTGACAAGAAGAGCTGCGGGAACCGCAACGAGACCCCGTCCGACCCCGTCATCATCGACAG GTTTTTCCTCAAGTTTTTCCTCAAGTGCAACCAGAACTGCCTGAAGAACGCGGGGAACCCCCGGGACATGCGGCGCTTCCAG GTGGTGGTGTCGACGACGGTGAACGTGGACGGGCACGTCCTGGCCGTGTCCGACAACATGTTCGTGCACAACAACTCCAAGCACGGCCGGCGGGCACGGCGCCTCGACCCCTCCGAAG CAGCCACCCCCTGCATCAAAGCCATCAGCCCCAGCGAGGGCTGGACCACCGGAGGTGCCACCGTCATCGTCATCGGGGACAACTTCTTCGACGGGCTGCAGGTGGTCTTCGGCACCGTGCTGGTGTGGAGTGAG CTCATCACGCCGCACGCCATCCGGGTGCAGACCCCCCCGCGGCACATCCCTGGTGTTGTGGAGGTGACGCTGTCCTACAAGTCCAAGCAGTTCTGCAAGGGCGCCCCGGGACGCTTCGTGTACACCG CACTGAACGAGCCCACCATCGACTACGGGTTCCAGCGGCTGCAGAAGGTGATTCCCCGGCACCCCGGGGACCCCGAGCGCCTGCCCAAG gaggTGCTGCTGAAGCGGGCGGCTGATCTGGTGGAGGCTCTGTATGGGCTGCCCCACGGCAACCAG GACGCGCTGCTGAAGCGCGCGGCGGACGTGGCCGAGGCGCTGTACAGCGTCCCCCGCGGCCCCGCGCAGCTCTCCGCGCTGGCCGCCACCCACGGCCCCCCCGGCGTCATGGGGGTCGGCTCCTTCGGCACCCAGCTCCCCGGCACCATGGGCGACTCGCCGCAGGGACCCGAGCAAG TCGTGCCCGCCAGCCCCCCGCTGGGCGCCTCCTCCATCACCATCCCCGCGGGCGCTGCCACCCCCAGCGGGGGCTTCTCCTTCTCCCCCGTCAACATGATCTCGGCCGTGAAGCAGAAAAGCGCCTTTGCCCCTGTGGTGCGGCCGCAGCCGTCCCCGCCGCCCGCCTGCGCCAGCGCCAGCAGCCTCACAG ACCCGGCATTCGAGGACTCGGACAAGTTCCACGCGCCAGCGCGGCCGCTGCAGGGACTGGCCTATTCCTAA
- the LOC136101593 gene encoding RING finger protein 145-like, with the protein MSRLEAVANVALRVPALALLDLLYRWDAAAIAELLRSRRGDPPLLRPPALRGASCLGHVLCLVVLALPVRSLVKLYLHLLTALLLAAGHGAARDYVRRELESGAQDSVYSDTAALGRFATALAGQLCLCALCSLLMRTRRPWLLAAPALPVLGRLWGLPPAALPPLCTLAAAVTTSQVLYVLATHVLVPFQLAATACRELLQALELSRLVALGVSLWSQLAVPLLFLVFWLVLFSLRLAAFLLGPPGPRAQHGLLFLLLSSVAECCGTPYALLGLTSAVSYLALGLLSLCRCYLLGFGAQPHGHGSHRGVTEGVTLLLLALQTGLLDLQVLQRTFLLSIILFIVVTSTLQSMIEIADPIVLALGASRNRSLWKHFRGVSMCVFLLVFPCFMAYKIAHFFQLDFWLLILVSSCMLTSLQVLGTLFIYSLFMVERAQAAPLERMDEIVYGVNAVSRVLEFLVAVCVVAYGAWESLFGEWSWMGASVIIIHCYFNVWLRARSGWRSFLLRRHAARRIGALPRATAAQLRRHDDVCAICFQDMQVAVVTPCSHFFHANCLRKWLYVQDTCPLCHQQVTAVATEEDPSGGGAAPASRDTGTRDGGAASSPAAAQLPGGDSVVPGQGDIGAPQDDGDPAHPGTPTPREPEAGTVPQPPGDCHPHSWDTQHPSPTPASPALGVGDSGDPHSAHPRS; encoded by the exons ATGTCGCGGCTGGAGGCGGTGGCCAACGTGGCGCTGCGGGTGCCGGCGCTGGCGCTGCTGGACCTGCTGTACCGCTGGGACGCGGCCGCCATCGCCGAGCTGCTGCGGTCCCGCCGCGGGGACCCCCCCCTGCTGCGGCCCCCCGCCCTCCGCGGGGCCTCCTGCCTGg GACACGTGCTGTGCCTGGTGGTGCTGGCGCTGCCGGTGCGGTCCCTGGTGAAGCTCTACCTGCACCTGCTGACCGCGCTGCTGCTGGCCGCGGGGCACGGGGCGGCCCG GGACTACGTGCGGCGTGAGCTGGAGTCCGGCGCCCAGGACAGCGTGTACAGTGACACCGCGGCGCTCGGCCGCTTCGCCACCGCCCTGGCAG gcCAGCTGTGCCTGTGTGCGCTGTGCTCCCTGCTGATGCGGACCCGCCGGCCCTGGCTGCTGGCGGCGCCGGCGCTGCCGGtgctggggcggctgtggggGCTGCCCCCCGCCGCGCTGCCCCCCCTCTGCACGCTGGCGGCCGCCGTGACCACCAGCCAGGTGCTCTACGTGCTGGCCACCCACGTCCTCGTCCCCTTCCAGCTGGCGGCCACCGCCTGCCGGGAGCTGCTGCAG GCGCTGGAGCTGTCCcggctggtggccctgggggtgtccctgtggAGCCAGCTGGCtgtccccctcctcttcctcgtcTTCTGGCTGGTGCTGTTCTCCCTGCGCCTCGCAGCCTTCCTcctcggcccccccggcccccgcgcccagcacggcctcctcttcctcctcctcagcag CGTGGCCGAGTGCTGCGGGACGCCGTACGCGCTGCTGGGCCTGACCTCGGCCGTGTCCTACCTggcgctggggctgctcagcctgtgcCGCTGCTACCTGCTGGGCTTCGGggcccagccccacggccacgGCTCCCACCG GGGGGTGACGGAGGGGgtgacgctgctgctgctggcgctgcagACGGGGCTGCTGGACCTGCAGGTCCTCCAGCGGACCTTCCTCCTCAGCATCATCCTCTTCATCGTCGTCACCTCCACGCTGCAGTCCATGATCGAGATCGCCGACCCCATCGTGCTGGCGCTGGGGGCCTCGCGCAACAG GAGCCTCTGGAAGCATTTCCGCGGCGTCAGCATGTGCGTGTTCCTGCTGGTGTTCCCCTGCTTCATGGCCTACAAGATCGCCCACTTCTTCCAGCTGGACTTCTGGCTGCTCATCCTGGTGTCCAGCTGCATGCTCACCTCGCTGCAG GTGCTGGGCACCCTCTTCATCTACAGCCTGTTCATGGTGGAGCGGGCGCAGGCGGCGCCGCTGGAGCGCATGGACGAGATCGTGTACGGCGTGAACGCGGTGAGCCGCgtgctggagttcctggtggCCGTGTGCGTGGTGGCCTACGGCGCCTGGGAGTCGCTGTTCGGGGAGTGGAGCTGGATGGGCGCCTCCGTCATCATCATCCACTGCTACTTCAACGTGTGGCTGCGCGCCCGCTCGGGCTGGCGGAGCTTCCTGCTGCGGCGCCACGCCGCCCGCCGGATCGGCGCCCTGCCCCGCGCCACGGCCGCGCAGCTGCGCCGCCACGACGACGTCTGCGCCATCTGCTTCCAG GACATGCAGGTGGCCGTCGTCACCCCCTGCAGCCACTTCTTCCACGCCAACTGCCTCCGCAAGTGGCTCTACGTGCAGGACACGTGTCCCCTGTGCCACCAGCAGGTCACAGCGGTGGCCACGGAGGAGGATCCCAGCGGCGGGGGGGCAGCGCCAGccagcagggacacggggacacgagACGGAGGAGCTGCCAGCAGCCCGGCCGCGGCTCAGCTGCCTGGTGGGGACAGTGTGGTCCCCGgccagggggacattggggctccccaggacgatGGGGACCCCGCTCATCCCGGCACCCCCACCCCGCGGGAGCCCGAAGCGGGGACCGTCCCGCAGCCCCCCGGGGACTGTCACCCCCACAGCTGGGACACGCAGCACCCGTCCCCTACACCTGCCAGCCCCGCGCTGGGcgtgggggacagtggggacccccACAGCGCCCACCCGCGCTCCTAG